One Luteolibacter flavescens genomic region harbors:
- a CDS encoding MarR family winged helix-turn-helix transcriptional regulator encodes MKLSTSGAPGASLHADADRLADFVLFTQRSCILNLSNELNKGNVSFPQFFLLTYLSSEEYLTMSDIAKKMGHSTAAATGLVDRLEKLGYVERVHAAEDRRKIMVRITTKGVDLVGKMRKEIAADLANILSEMDEDQAEAVEHTKRAIRARAIA; translated from the coding sequence ATGAAACTGAGCACCTCGGGCGCCCCCGGCGCCTCTCTGCATGCCGATGCCGATCGCCTCGCTGACTTCGTCCTGTTCACGCAGCGCAGCTGCATCCTGAACCTGTCCAACGAACTCAACAAAGGCAACGTGTCGTTCCCCCAGTTCTTCCTCCTGACCTACCTTTCCAGCGAAGAGTATCTGACGATGTCGGATATCGCGAAGAAGATGGGTCACTCGACCGCCGCGGCCACGGGCCTCGTCGATCGTTTGGAAAAGCTCGGGTACGTCGAGCGCGTTCACGCCGCGGAAGACCGCCGCAAGATCATGGTCCGCATCACCACCAAGGGTGTGGATCTGGTCGGAAAAATGCGGAAGGAAATCGCCGCGGACCTCGCAAACATCCTCTCTGAAATGGACGAGGATCAGGCCGAGGCCGTCGAGCACACGAAGCGTGCCATTCGGGCGCGCGCTATCGCGTGA
- a CDS encoding recombinase family protein, which translates to MAEKVKRCAIYTRKSTEDGLEQEYNSLDAQRDAATAFIRSQKHEGWKPIKETYDDGGISGGHMDRPGLQRLLADIRGRKIDVVVVYKVDRLSRSLADFAQLMKLFDLHDVSFVSVTQQFNTSSSMGRLTLNVLLSFAQFEREVTGERIRDKIALSKQKGMWMGGIPPLGYDVRERKLLINPTEAETVRTCFQTYLEKSGLIESVLELNQLNLTTKAFTSLKGRVQLPRPWVAKELHRLLTNPIYRGLIRHKGNEYPGEHEAIIASDVWNSVQSKLRQQQSDFRRTAGHLNETAIAKTRLVHPLKGFLFGIDGQALTPTYTNKSEKAANGTKTRKRYRYYVSQQAIRQGYGTSPLKTISAPLLEDAVRRMLIHALSDLAGFSSSEKLSTDEVRHRLGMHARHLARLDTPVELGTWLSNATPRIVVVTDMVAIHIPQDRLTMLAESLPEGGAESDSLLDGIPAAVTCENGQVILTATISFKSRRGRSEIIDGRTGEEIGVRHTAPNRALIQTIAQAEFWRSELALHPEKTLQEITEGYGVKPTYIRRLLNAAYLAPAIKKSIFQGTQPARLQVQDLLTQRSLDWRTQMLDLGFDDSVAA; encoded by the coding sequence ATGGCTGAGAAGGTCAAGCGATGCGCGATTTACACGCGGAAGAGCACCGAGGATGGACTCGAACAGGAATACAATTCCCTCGATGCCCAGCGGGATGCCGCCACCGCCTTCATCCGCTCCCAGAAGCATGAGGGCTGGAAACCCATCAAGGAAACCTATGACGACGGGGGAATTTCGGGAGGGCACATGGATCGACCGGGACTCCAGCGATTGTTGGCTGACATTCGCGGGAGGAAGATTGACGTTGTCGTGGTCTACAAGGTTGACCGCCTCTCGCGATCCCTGGCCGACTTCGCCCAGCTCATGAAGCTGTTCGACTTGCATGACGTGTCCTTCGTGTCGGTCACCCAACAGTTCAATACCTCCAGCAGCATGGGCCGGCTCACGCTCAACGTGCTGCTTTCCTTCGCCCAATTCGAACGAGAGGTCACCGGCGAGCGCATCCGCGACAAAATCGCTCTCTCCAAGCAGAAGGGCATGTGGATGGGAGGGATTCCGCCACTTGGATATGACGTCCGTGAGCGGAAGCTCCTCATCAATCCGACGGAAGCTGAAACCGTTAGAACCTGCTTCCAAACCTACCTCGAAAAGTCCGGCCTCATTGAATCGGTTCTGGAACTCAACCAGCTGAACCTGACGACGAAGGCATTCACAAGTTTGAAGGGACGGGTCCAGCTGCCACGGCCATGGGTAGCAAAGGAACTCCACCGGTTGCTCACCAATCCGATCTATCGCGGGCTGATCCGGCACAAAGGCAACGAGTATCCGGGCGAGCACGAAGCCATCATCGCCTCCGATGTTTGGAACTCGGTTCAATCCAAGCTTCGCCAGCAGCAGTCAGACTTCCGCAGGACTGCCGGTCATCTCAACGAAACTGCCATTGCCAAGACCCGCCTGGTCCATCCCCTCAAGGGCTTCCTCTTTGGCATCGATGGACAGGCACTTACTCCGACCTACACCAACAAGAGCGAGAAAGCCGCCAACGGAACCAAAACGCGAAAGCGCTATCGCTACTACGTTTCCCAGCAGGCGATCCGCCAAGGATACGGCACCTCACCACTCAAAACCATCAGCGCTCCCTTGCTGGAGGATGCGGTGCGCCGGATGCTCATCCACGCCTTGTCCGATCTTGCTGGATTCTCTTCGTCCGAAAAATTGTCAACGGATGAGGTCCGTCATCGCCTCGGCATGCACGCCAGACACCTCGCCCGGCTCGACACTCCGGTTGAATTAGGAACGTGGCTCTCGAATGCTACCCCGAGGATCGTGGTTGTGACTGACATGGTGGCGATCCACATCCCTCAAGATCGTCTGACAATGCTGGCGGAATCGCTCCCGGAGGGGGGCGCGGAATCGGATTCTCTCCTAGACGGAATCCCTGCCGCGGTGACCTGTGAGAACGGTCAGGTGATCTTGACGGCAACGATCTCCTTCAAATCGCGGCGCGGCCGGTCGGAGATCATCGACGGACGAACCGGCGAGGAGATTGGCGTGCGCCACACCGCCCCGAATCGGGCACTGATCCAAACCATCGCCCAAGCAGAATTCTGGAGATCGGAACTCGCTCTGCATCCGGAAAAGACCCTTCAGGAAATCACTGAGGGATACGGGGTGAAGCCGACCTATATTAGACGACTCCTCAACGCCGCTTATCTTGCTCCGGCAATCAAGAAGTCGATTTTCCAAGGAACCCAGCCCGCTCGGCTTCAGGTGCAGGACCTGTTGACGCAACGCTCGCTCGACTGGAGAACACAAATGCTCGACCTGGGGTTCGACGATTCGGTGGCAGCCTGA
- a CDS encoding DUF2924 domain-containing protein: MQSIEDLEKMTKDELLDRWQKLPGRQPPPGRIDRLLRELAYRLQEEEFGRLDKNTTVSLRRHMAEFGKSLRSPQPASAGIKTPAKVVLEAGSVLTREWDGKRITVQIAGPRQFVWEGKAFKSLSALARKITGQHLSGPLFFGLKEECHG; encoded by the coding sequence ATGCAATCCATTGAGGATCTGGAAAAAATGACCAAGGACGAGCTGCTTGACCGGTGGCAGAAGCTCCCGGGTAGGCAGCCTCCTCCGGGGCGGATCGACCGATTGCTTCGCGAACTTGCCTATCGCTTGCAGGAGGAGGAGTTCGGACGACTCGACAAGAATACGACCGTCTCACTGCGCCGCCACATGGCTGAGTTCGGAAAGTCGCTTCGCTCCCCGCAACCGGCTTCCGCCGGGATCAAAACCCCGGCGAAAGTGGTTCTGGAAGCAGGGTCGGTGCTCACTCGCGAATGGGACGGCAAACGCATCACCGTTCAAATCGCCGGCCCGCGACAGTTCGTGTGGGAAGGTAAGGCCTTCAAATCCCTGAGTGCGCTCGCCCGCAAGATCACCGGCCAGCATTTGTCAGGACCATTGTTTTTCGGACTGAAGGAGGAATGCCATGGCTGA
- a CDS encoding NAD(P)/FAD-dependent oxidoreductase: MTPDVAILGAGPAGSTLAALLAQRGYKVLVFDDAKRPELLVGESLVPATVPVMQRLGIEEKVKTYSQHKPGVTFLHRHGSRVDFTFGVVAGTVPYAYNIPRPQFDDTLRERAEELGARFITHRATVEKGDEAREIQLSAETLAAARLDGHPKLLIDATGRARLFARTLRIGAKTGERSDVAYFAHYEDFRHDFPPDGQVVITILEQGWSWRIPLPGRLSVGIVIHKDAAKTYGSTPEERLDHALRTEPLLKDQAKDAKRVTPVMTYTNYQLVSDRGHGPGWAACGDSFGFVDPMLSPGLFMALESARLLDTHVFSKGASVLDRPGEMAAGFAGAEAELRDWHQSWWELIRHFYDGGIFSMYETGTNFSAQFKGWPGIRFVEDHMTKHIASMASGAFTRRKYSRGLVSFMRKYMLRNCRPPEDYAVLPVK, encoded by the coding sequence ATGACTCCCGATGTTGCCATCCTCGGAGCCGGGCCGGCGGGCTCGACTCTGGCTGCCCTGCTCGCCCAGCGTGGTTACAAGGTGCTGGTCTTCGACGATGCGAAGCGCCCCGAGCTGCTGGTCGGCGAGTCTCTGGTGCCGGCGACGGTGCCTGTGATGCAACGGCTCGGCATCGAGGAAAAGGTGAAGACCTACTCGCAGCACAAGCCGGGCGTGACCTTCCTGCACCGCCACGGCAGCAGGGTCGATTTCACCTTCGGCGTCGTCGCCGGGACCGTGCCCTACGCCTACAATATCCCGCGCCCGCAATTTGACGATACGCTGCGCGAGCGTGCGGAGGAGCTGGGCGCGCGCTTCATCACGCACCGGGCGACAGTGGAGAAAGGGGACGAGGCACGGGAGATCCAGCTTTCTGCGGAGACGCTTGCGGCCGCGAGGCTGGACGGGCATCCGAAGTTGCTCATCGATGCGACCGGGCGCGCGCGCCTGTTTGCGCGGACGCTGCGCATCGGGGCGAAGACCGGCGAACGCAGCGACGTCGCCTACTTCGCGCATTACGAGGATTTCCGGCATGACTTCCCGCCGGATGGGCAGGTGGTCATCACCATCCTGGAGCAGGGCTGGAGCTGGCGCATCCCGCTGCCGGGCCGGCTGTCCGTGGGCATCGTGATCCACAAGGACGCGGCGAAGACCTACGGGTCCACTCCCGAGGAAAGGCTGGACCACGCTCTGAGGACCGAGCCGCTCTTGAAGGATCAAGCGAAGGATGCGAAGCGCGTCACGCCGGTGATGACCTACACGAATTACCAACTCGTCTCCGATCGCGGGCACGGCCCGGGTTGGGCTGCATGTGGCGATTCATTCGGCTTCGTCGATCCGATGCTCTCGCCGGGCCTCTTCATGGCGCTGGAGTCGGCGCGTTTGTTAGACACGCATGTTTTCTCGAAAGGGGCCTCCGTGCTCGACCGGCCGGGCGAGATGGCGGCGGGATTCGCCGGAGCGGAGGCAGAGCTCCGCGACTGGCACCAGAGCTGGTGGGAGCTGATCCGGCACTTCTACGATGGCGGCATCTTCTCGATGTACGAGACGGGCACGAATTTCTCCGCGCAGTTCAAGGGCTGGCCGGGCATCCGCTTCGTGGAGGACCACATGACGAAGCACATAGCGTCAATGGCCTCCGGGGCATTCACGCGCAGGAAATACAGCCGCGGGCTGGTGAGCTTCATGCGGAAATACATGCTCCGCAACTGCCGCCCGCCCGAGGACTACGCGGTTCTGCCGGTGAAGTAA
- a CDS encoding CCA tRNA nucleotidyltransferase: protein MPDARSTAVALAKRLTDEGHIAYFAGGCVRDRLLGKAPKDYDIATSAIPEEVIRIFPGANEVGAHFGVVIAKSHGHHVEIATFRTDGSYRDGRRPETVSFSSPEEDSQRRDFTINGLFENPQTGEVIDFVGGKADLDACVLRAIGDPAARFSEDSLRLMRAVRFAVTLGFEIEPATWAAMCGHAAGLARISPERIRDEFSRMIVLPKRARALELLVDSGLIHHFLPEVLELIGCDQPPEWHPEGDVFTHTKIMLTMLADDAPLELCLAVLLHDIAKPPTRTLDGDRIRFSGHDALGATMAEEILRRMRYPNDVIESVSFMVSRHMQFMNVQQMRVAKLKRFMAVPTFPMELELHRVDCASSNGFTENLEFVKAKQVEFAAEPLIPSPLVTGRDLISLGLQPGPVFRDLLESVQTEQLEGRLTGREQALAWVKERI from the coding sequence GTGCCCGATGCCCGATCCACAGCGGTAGCCCTCGCCAAGCGTCTGACGGATGAAGGCCATATCGCGTACTTCGCAGGTGGCTGCGTGCGCGACCGCCTGCTGGGAAAAGCGCCTAAGGACTACGACATCGCCACCTCCGCCATCCCGGAGGAAGTGATCCGCATCTTCCCGGGAGCGAACGAGGTCGGCGCGCACTTCGGCGTGGTGATCGCGAAGTCCCACGGGCATCACGTGGAGATCGCCACCTTCCGCACGGATGGCTCGTATCGCGATGGCCGGCGGCCGGAGACAGTGAGCTTTTCCTCGCCGGAGGAAGACTCTCAGCGACGCGACTTCACGATCAACGGGCTCTTCGAAAATCCCCAGACCGGCGAGGTGATCGACTTCGTCGGTGGCAAGGCCGACCTCGACGCCTGCGTGCTACGCGCCATCGGCGATCCCGCGGCGCGCTTCTCCGAGGACTCGTTGCGACTGATGCGCGCGGTCCGTTTCGCGGTGACGCTTGGCTTCGAAATCGAGCCCGCCACCTGGGCGGCGATGTGCGGGCACGCCGCTGGACTGGCGCGGATCTCTCCGGAGCGCATCCGCGATGAATTCTCCCGCATGATCGTGCTGCCAAAGCGCGCGCGCGCCCTGGAGTTGCTGGTGGATTCCGGGCTCATCCACCATTTCCTGCCCGAGGTGCTGGAGCTAATCGGCTGCGACCAGCCTCCCGAGTGGCATCCCGAGGGCGACGTCTTCACGCACACGAAGATCATGCTGACGATGCTGGCGGACGATGCGCCGCTGGAGCTTTGCCTGGCCGTCCTGCTGCACGACATCGCCAAGCCGCCCACCCGCACGCTGGATGGCGACCGCATCCGCTTCAGTGGCCACGACGCCCTCGGCGCGACGATGGCGGAGGAGATCCTGCGCCGGATGAGGTATCCGAATGACGTCATCGAGTCCGTGAGCTTCATGGTCTCGCGGCACATGCAGTTCATGAATGTGCAGCAGATGCGCGTGGCAAAGCTGAAGCGCTTCATGGCGGTGCCCACCTTCCCGATGGAGCTGGAGTTGCACCGCGTCGATTGCGCCTCGTCGAATGGCTTCACGGAGAACCTGGAATTCGTGAAGGCCAAGCAGGTGGAATTCGCCGCCGAGCCGCTGATCCCGTCGCCATTGGTCACGGGGCGGGACCTGATCTCCCTCGGCCTGCAACCCGGCCCCGTTTTCCGAGACCTGCTCGAGTCCGTGCAGACGGAGCAATTGGAAGGCCGCCTGACCGGGCGGGAGCAGGCGCTGGCGTGGGTGAAGGAGCGGATCTAA
- the ispE gene encoding 4-(cytidine 5'-diphospho)-2-C-methyl-D-erythritol kinase yields the protein MSTLTVEAPAKLNLTLRVLRKREDGFHEIDSWMVRLPGLHDTLTFATAEADSFTCNDPGVPSDDSNLVLKALAAYRAETGFAQPLAIHLEKRVPHGAGLGGGSSDAAATLAALDRLHDQPLGTDRLMEIAATFGSDIPFFLGTPSARSTGRGEVIVAADVPPPLPVLLLKPSFGVATPDAYCNCLGAEALAGVRHEAQVFPWGELVNDLEKPVFRKHLFLAEMKTWLLARPEVAGALMSGSGSTMFAVLRDPAMAGAVIATARAELDPTLWAWSGTVCG from the coding sequence ATGAGCACCCTGACCGTCGAAGCGCCCGCCAAGCTGAACCTGACCCTGCGCGTCCTGCGCAAGCGGGAGGACGGCTTCCATGAGATCGACTCGTGGATGGTGCGGCTGCCGGGTCTCCACGACACGCTGACCTTTGCCACCGCGGAGGCCGACTCCTTCACCTGCAATGACCCGGGTGTCCCGTCCGATGACTCGAATCTGGTGCTGAAGGCACTCGCCGCGTATCGCGCCGAGACCGGCTTCGCACAGCCCCTGGCGATTCATTTGGAAAAGCGCGTCCCGCACGGGGCCGGGCTCGGCGGCGGCAGCAGCGATGCCGCAGCGACCCTCGCGGCGCTGGACCGGCTCCACGACCAGCCGCTCGGAACGGATCGCCTCATGGAAATCGCGGCGACCTTTGGCTCGGACATCCCGTTTTTCCTCGGCACGCCCTCGGCCCGCTCAACCGGGCGGGGGGAGGTCATCGTGGCCGCGGACGTGCCGCCGCCCTTGCCGGTGCTACTGCTGAAGCCGTCCTTCGGAGTCGCGACGCCGGACGCCTATTGCAATTGCCTCGGTGCGGAGGCGCTGGCAGGAGTCCGCCACGAAGCGCAGGTTTTTCCGTGGGGCGAGCTGGTCAATGATCTCGAGAAGCCGGTCTTCCGGAAGCACCTCTTCCTCGCCGAGATGAAGACCTGGCTGCTGGCCCGGCCGGAGGTGGCGGGCGCCCTCATGAGCGGCTCCGGATCTACCATGTTTGCCGTACTTCGCGACCCGGCGATGGCCGGTGCCGTGATCGCTACCGCCCGCGCCGAGCTCGACCCCACGCTGTGGGCATGGAGCGGGACGGTGTGCGGGTGA
- the pyk gene encoding pyruvate kinase: MSRRTKIIITLGPATESEETIGQLIDLGTNVFRLNMSHAKHEWAREMARRVRKAAADRSAHIAVLFDLTGPSIRTGDLEKPYELKIGDLVEFRKSDSEPSIELSTTVNYGGLMADVAEGRTLVVDNGTMLMEIKTKKDDRIICECKTAGKLGSRRHINLPGTRLNLPALTEKDRGDLALAVECDADYIAGSFVRDAAHVRELREAVEALEGGAQIVSKIEDQEAIRNIDAIIQATDVIMVARGDLGVEVEFEELPILQRRLVKRCHELGKRVIVATQLLESMIQNPTPTRAEVTDVANAAYEEADCLMLSGETSVGLHPLRCVEALVKISMRIERTGGLGYGQCVLLRDERQKAARAAVTLVDSLPDARLIVLTRRGVMANHTAMLRPRTNGFYAFTPKDRVCRQLAATRNVEAFKLPFAATIDETIHRAVEMLRAADLVRPGTPLVIVSDILSDHFAANSILLHHA, encoded by the coding sequence ATGTCTCGCAGAACCAAGATCATCATCACCCTCGGCCCGGCGACGGAGTCCGAGGAAACCATCGGCCAACTGATCGACCTCGGCACCAACGTCTTCCGGCTCAATATGAGCCACGCCAAGCACGAGTGGGCCCGCGAGATGGCTCGCCGGGTGCGAAAGGCCGCCGCGGATCGCTCCGCCCACATCGCCGTCCTCTTCGACCTGACCGGCCCCTCCATCCGCACCGGCGATCTGGAGAAGCCCTACGAGCTGAAGATCGGCGATCTGGTCGAGTTCCGCAAAAGCGACTCCGAGCCGTCCATCGAACTCTCCACCACCGTGAACTACGGCGGCCTGATGGCCGACGTGGCCGAAGGCCGCACGCTCGTCGTGGACAACGGCACGATGCTGATGGAGATCAAGACCAAGAAGGACGACCGCATCATCTGCGAGTGCAAGACCGCGGGCAAACTCGGCTCGCGCCGCCACATCAATCTCCCCGGCACCCGCCTGAATCTCCCTGCCCTGACGGAAAAGGACCGCGGGGACCTCGCCCTCGCCGTGGAATGCGACGCCGACTACATCGCCGGCTCCTTTGTCCGCGATGCCGCCCACGTGCGGGAACTCCGCGAAGCCGTGGAGGCCTTGGAAGGCGGGGCGCAGATCGTTTCCAAGATCGAGGACCAGGAGGCCATCCGAAACATCGACGCCATCATCCAGGCGACCGACGTGATCATGGTCGCCCGCGGTGACCTGGGCGTGGAGGTGGAATTCGAGGAGCTGCCCATTCTGCAGCGCCGCCTGGTGAAACGCTGCCACGAGCTTGGCAAGCGGGTCATCGTCGCGACGCAGTTGCTCGAGTCGATGATCCAGAACCCGACGCCGACCCGCGCCGAGGTGACAGACGTGGCAAATGCCGCCTACGAGGAGGCCGACTGCCTGATGCTCTCCGGCGAGACCAGCGTGGGCCTGCACCCGCTGCGCTGCGTGGAGGCGCTGGTGAAAATCAGCATGCGCATCGAGCGCACCGGCGGCCTCGGCTACGGCCAGTGCGTGCTGCTGCGCGACGAACGCCAGAAGGCAGCACGCGCCGCGGTGACTCTGGTGGATTCCCTGCCCGACGCCCGCTTGATCGTGCTGACCCGCCGCGGTGTGATGGCAAATCACACGGCCATGCTCCGCCCGCGCACGAATGGCTTCTACGCCTTCACGCCAAAGGACCGGGTCTGCCGCCAGCTCGCGGCGACTCGGAATGTGGAAGCCTTCAAGCTCCCCTTCGCCGCCACCATCGACGAGACCATCCACCGTGCCGTGGAGATGCTCCGCGCCGCGGATCTGGTGCGCCCGGGTACCCCGCTGGTGATCGTCTCGGACATCCTGTCCGATCACTTCGCGGCGAATTCCATCCTGCTGCACCACGCGTGA
- the purC gene encoding phosphoribosylaminoimidazolesuccinocarboxamide synthase: MEPLYEGKAKRLWATENPDVLRMEFKNDATAFNGEKKAQFEDKGRLNNAISTLIYGFLEKEGVPTHFVRQIDETNVEVRKVDILMVEVIIRNLAAGSFTKRTGVAEGTEFSQPIIEFCIKSDELGDPLVNDDYIRELKLATPEELAFLRASALKVNDILGKFFAECGLKLVDFKLEFGRLSTDPGTVVLADEISPDGCRLWDLKTGEKMDKDRFRRDLGGVMEAYAEVLERVKAATAG, from the coding sequence ATGGAACCGCTGTACGAGGGAAAGGCAAAGCGTCTCTGGGCCACCGAAAACCCGGACGTGCTGCGCATGGAGTTCAAGAATGACGCCACCGCCTTCAACGGCGAGAAGAAGGCGCAATTCGAGGACAAGGGCCGCCTGAACAACGCCATCAGCACCCTCATCTACGGCTTTCTGGAAAAAGAAGGCGTTCCCACCCACTTCGTCCGGCAGATCGACGAGACGAATGTGGAAGTCCGCAAGGTGGACATCCTCATGGTGGAGGTCATCATCCGGAATCTCGCCGCAGGGAGCTTCACGAAGCGCACCGGCGTGGCCGAGGGTACGGAGTTTTCCCAGCCGATCATCGAGTTTTGCATCAAGAGCGACGAACTCGGCGACCCGCTGGTGAATGACGACTACATCCGCGAGCTGAAGCTGGCCACGCCCGAGGAACTCGCCTTCCTCCGAGCCTCGGCGCTGAAGGTGAATGACATTCTTGGCAAGTTTTTCGCCGAGTGCGGCCTGAAGCTTGTCGATTTCAAGCTCGAGTTCGGCCGTCTCTCGACCGATCCCGGCACCGTGGTGCTGGCCGACGAGATCAGCCCGGATGGCTGCCGCCTCTGGGACCTGAAGACCGGCGAGAAGATGGACAAGGATCGCTTCCGCCGCGACCTCGGTGGCGTCATGGAGGCTTACGCCGAAGTGCTGGAGCGTGTGAAAGCGGCCACTGCGGGCTGA
- a CDS encoding site-specific DNA-methyltransferase has translation MKTALEIETIPVAELVSHEQNPRKHSKKQVRQIADSIRTFGFKVPVLVDANNRLICGHGRVAACKLLGIESVPAIRAGDLDDAKIRAYMIADNRLTENAEWDDILLAENFKVLSELDLDFELEVTGFDYGDIESLISAEEGKSTEEPPVPSPDSVPAVARPGDIWLLGEHRVLCGDSLDRASYRKLFPGKARASIVFTDPPYNLPAKDIGKTCEASHGDFAMGSGEMSSAEFQAFLETVFDHLGSFSRSGSIHYICMDWRHAPELLAAGKASYSELKNLCVWTKSTGGMGTFYRSQHELVFVFKSGTGKHQNHFELGQHGRHRTNVWSYPSVMHLKGTDGDKGGKEALSLHPTIKPVAMIEDALKDCSKRGEVVLDPFLGSGSTLIAAEKTGRVCHGIELSPRYVDVAITRWQQWTGKDAVHSETGVTYAETQLL, from the coding sequence ATGAAGACAGCCCTCGAAATCGAAACCATTCCCGTAGCCGAGCTCGTTTCCCACGAGCAGAATCCCCGTAAGCACAGCAAGAAGCAGGTCCGCCAGATTGCCGACAGCATCCGGACCTTCGGGTTCAAGGTGCCCGTGCTCGTGGACGCCAACAACCGCCTCATTTGCGGTCACGGGCGAGTAGCTGCCTGCAAGCTTCTCGGCATCGAGTCGGTGCCGGCGATTCGGGCAGGCGATTTGGACGACGCGAAGATCCGTGCCTACATGATTGCCGACAACCGGCTCACCGAGAACGCCGAGTGGGACGACATCCTTCTCGCCGAGAACTTCAAGGTTCTCTCCGAGCTCGATCTGGACTTCGAGCTTGAGGTGACCGGCTTCGACTACGGGGACATTGAGAGTCTCATCTCAGCGGAAGAGGGGAAATCGACAGAAGAGCCCCCGGTTCCGTCGCCAGACTCGGTGCCCGCGGTCGCCCGACCCGGGGATATCTGGCTACTCGGCGAGCATCGTGTTTTGTGCGGCGATAGTCTGGACCGGGCTTCCTATCGGAAGTTGTTCCCCGGCAAGGCCAGGGCCTCGATCGTTTTCACGGATCCTCCCTACAATCTTCCCGCCAAAGACATCGGGAAGACCTGCGAAGCGAGTCACGGTGATTTTGCCATGGGATCGGGCGAGATGAGTTCCGCCGAGTTCCAGGCATTCCTTGAAACCGTCTTCGACCACCTTGGCTCTTTCTCCAGGAGCGGATCCATCCACTACATTTGCATGGATTGGCGCCATGCTCCCGAACTGCTTGCTGCGGGGAAGGCATCCTACTCCGAATTGAAGAATCTTTGCGTCTGGACCAAGAGCACAGGCGGGATGGGAACCTTTTACCGCAGCCAGCATGAACTGGTCTTCGTTTTCAAGAGCGGCACTGGCAAGCACCAGAACCACTTCGAATTGGGGCAGCACGGTCGCCACCGGACCAATGTATGGAGCTATCCGTCGGTGATGCACTTGAAGGGTACGGATGGCGACAAGGGTGGGAAGGAGGCCCTCAGCCTCCATCCAACCATCAAGCCTGTGGCAATGATAGAGGATGCCCTCAAGGATTGCTCGAAGCGCGGCGAGGTTGTCCTGGATCCCTTCCTGGGTAGCGGCAGCACGCTCATCGCTGCGGAGAAGACCGGCCGGGTCTGCCATGGCATCGAGCTTTCGCCCCGGTACGTCGATGTTGCCATCACCCGTTGGCAGCAGTGGACCGGTAAGGATGCGGTCCATTCCGAGACCGGCGTAACCTACGCGGAAACCCAACTCCTCTGA
- a CDS encoding DUF5681 domain-containing protein, translating to MKSTFPDDDDDNEVGYRKPPKGSRFKKGQSGNPLGRPKKKRTNAELLNDLLEEKIKVGDKIMTKRQALYLSLVNDAIKGKASARNTVLALVNDEEVELEEFEETLDDKIAFFEVQRLMSKREKEDK from the coding sequence ATGAAGAGCACATTTCCGGACGATGATGACGACAACGAGGTGGGTTATCGCAAGCCGCCCAAGGGTTCCCGGTTCAAGAAGGGCCAGTCAGGCAATCCCTTGGGGAGACCGAAGAAGAAGAGAACCAATGCCGAGCTACTCAACGACCTGCTCGAAGAAAAAATCAAGGTCGGTGACAAGATCATGACCAAGCGCCAGGCTCTGTACCTCTCGCTCGTGAATGATGCGATCAAGGGGAAGGCCAGTGCCCGGAACACGGTGCTCGCGCTGGTCAATGACGAGGAGGTGGAGCTGGAAGAGTTTGAGGAAACCCTCGACGACAAGATCGCCTTTTTTGAGGTCCAGCGTCTCATGTCAAAGCGAGAGAAGGAGGACAAATGA
- a CDS encoding polyphenol oxidase family protein, which translates to MSFLNPLNRLPGIRAGWIGRLDGVEATTDRDETLSNLRPLHEEIVRRDFGSDRWWRAEQVHGSGVAVVPGEATKMAGDGLPVVPDVDGLVTAAPGEVLGIYVADCGAIWLADRRTGAIGLLHSGKKGTELNILGRAITLMGEKYGTEPADLVVVLGPCIRPPHYEIDFAAEIARQAKAAGVGEFHDEGDDTACDLTRHYSYRIEKGCTGRMLALMVREETA; encoded by the coding sequence ATGTCATTCCTGAATCCTCTCAACCGGCTGCCCGGTATCCGGGCCGGCTGGATCGGTCGTTTGGACGGCGTCGAGGCGACGACCGATCGCGACGAAACCCTTTCCAACCTGCGGCCGCTCCATGAGGAGATCGTCCGCCGCGACTTTGGCAGCGACCGGTGGTGGCGCGCCGAGCAGGTGCATGGCAGCGGCGTGGCCGTGGTGCCGGGAGAGGCGACGAAGATGGCCGGTGACGGCCTGCCCGTGGTCCCGGACGTCGATGGCCTCGTCACGGCGGCACCCGGCGAGGTGCTGGGCATTTACGTGGCCGACTGCGGTGCCATCTGGCTCGCGGATCGCAGGACGGGAGCCATCGGGCTGCTGCATTCCGGGAAAAAGGGGACCGAGCTGAATATCCTCGGCCGGGCGATTACCCTGATGGGCGAGAAGTATGGCACCGAGCCCGCCGATCTCGTGGTGGTGCTGGGCCCGTGCATCCGGCCTCCGCATTACGAAATCGATTTCGCCGCCGAGATCGCCCGCCAGGCAAAGGCCGCCGGGGTGGGGGAATTTCACGACGAGGGTGACGATACCGCCTGCGACCTGACGCGGCACTACAGCTACCGCATCGAAAAAGGCTGCACGGGCCGGATGCTTGCGCTCATGGTCCGCGAGGAAACCGCATGA